The Betta splendens chromosome 2, fBetSpl5.4, whole genome shotgun sequence nucleotide sequence CTTGCTTGGTGGGCAGGCAGATAGGTGCGATCTCGTCTGTAAAAGTAACGGGTCGTCTCAGGTGCAGCAGAGCAATGTCACGGTTCAGGTTTTGCATCCAGTTGTATTTGGGATGCACGATGATTTCATCAATGGCCACAATCTTCTCAGTGCCTCGCTCAAACCTTGAGGATAAAGGAGACATACAAAACACAGTGATCATCACGCTAGCATTCAGAtgagcagacagcagcagtggatgCACATAGAGATGGAAGCCTGTCACCACGCTactttttccttcctctgagTTAACTCTGTCTGTTATTTTGATTATGTTTTTTctctaataaaatatataaataaatatatctgATTTACATAAAGGAAGAGATCTAAAGCGTTGCGTGGCAGCAAATCTAAATTTGGATCCAGATTCTACCTGTTTTTCTATGAGTCTTCATCGTCGtaataataaaaagcagcacacaTGACTAATCCATGTGCTGACTACTGGTGGCTGTGTTGATGTGGCCCATTTTTGTCTTCCAGCTCTGAACGAATTTAATGTGGAAgctgataaaataaaatctaataaaaTCCTTTCTCAGTTTTTGTGTTGTAAacgaaaacacattttttgacACTGGCTGCAGATACAGGACAGATATTGAACATCTCGGAAGGATCATCGGTGCATAACAAACTCAGCTGAGCCTCACTGGCTCCATAGAGGCTGCAGAATTCCTTCTGAGCTATTCTGTAAAGCAACTGAGCTCCAAATTGTTAAAATTAACCTGAAATAGCTTGTCTTGTGTTTGCCTGTGAATAGAAGTTACTGTAAATCATGTGCACAAGCTTTCTGCCTGTGTTAGCTGAGGGCTTACTTGGCTCTGTTGTGTTTTCCTAGTCGGACCAGAATGTCATCGCTGGTGAAGTTCTTGTTCCAGGGCGGGTAGAGGATGCAGTGAGCTGCCGTGAGGATCCACTGGTCACTGATGAGGCTGGctccacacagcagctcttGTGGACTGCGCTTATACAGCATCACCTGCCTGCAAGCAGAACATGTTCCATTCACATCGAGAGTCAGGTTATGACGCCGTATGTAAACTCTTGGTACCACGCCTGTGTTGTGGTTACTATAGCGACAGTTTGTGGTGATGTGGTTACCATGGTGCTGAGGCCACCTCTGCGTCGTCCCCTCCAACAATGCGACTTTCTCTGTACGACTCCAACAGTTCATGCTCCTTTGCATccgttttgcttttcttctcaAAGAGGGGGCGCTCACCACACACTGTGGCACATTACATCAGTAGGATGAGTTACTTTAGCAGTGGCCCTACCAGTTACAGTGTTAGTCAGTAAACTAAAGGTCTAGTGCTCGCTTATATATCCTTTAAACTTTCAATTAACCCGTTAGAATCAGCTAACCCAGCTGTAAATAAAGTAACCAGTCATCGGTTATGACCTCTGCCATTGATTTATATAATTGGTAAACACTCCACTAAGGACGTACCACTCTCTCCTTGTCCAAAGCTTTGAGGATTGAACAAGGCTTTTCTAGGGGCGGTTATGACAGAGCGCTCCCTGGCCTGAGTCTCTCCTGTCGCCTCGGCCTCCAGTGGATCCTCTGGGAACAGGAAGGATCAATAAAAAGATGGGAGGCATGTGGAAGCAGCCACTGACTAATATCCTTTGGCCTTGTGCTTGGTTCTTACCACACAGCTCTACATCACAGTAGTCGATCGTCACGTTCCCAGAAACCTCCACGTAGCACCAGGGGCCTTCAAGGTCCTTGTCAGGGTTACGGCACTTGTTGTCCTTTAGCATGACCTCGGGGATGAACTCCTTGCCTCGACTCAGAGCCACCGCCTGTGGTGATGACCACTGCAAGCAGGGATAGCCTCGCAGGGTAACATCCAAGTTCCCGCTGTAGTCTACACCATACCTGGGCAGACAATCTCGATTATGAATGCGTCTAGGAGCCACAGTGGGCGGGACAAAGACCTCGCCTGAAAGGAGgggaaacaaagaacaaagtcTAGTTTTAGAATCTGATGTCATTGTTCAGTACAAATGACCCACAGTGCAAGTGCTTGtgtatctattttttttttttgtcattttaatttgtatgTACTTTAGTATTTGTTTTCTTGCCTTTTTCATGTTCTGCTACTGTAACATGTAAATAACCCCTCAGTGGGATGAAAATAAAGGTCTGTCTTGTCTAGTTTTATCTTGCTCTGCTGTATGGGGAAAATGGTGAATATGCCTTTTACTGCTGGCTGTGGTGATCAGTAGCACTGGTGGATACTTGCCACACTTTGGGACCCTGCAGGTCTCTTTCTGCACAGTGGGGTCTTGGGTGTAGCACCAGGGTCCTTCTGGACGGTTGTCAGGGTTTCGGCAGAAGTTCTCCTTCAGGATGCTGTTGGGCTCCGAGACATTAAACTCTCTGCAGACACGTAAACAAAGATAGACATCCTCAGAGTTGGTCGTTGATGGGGTCGTGTGATACATGTTAGTATTAGCTGTTTAAGTGTTTTTCATAGTTTGGAATTTTGAAGGTCGGTTCATATAAATGCAtctaatttaattcaattaaattcattcatccatccatcttccgcTAATTCTCATttgtggggtcgcgggggtgctggagcctatcccagctggctatgggcgagaggcggggtacaccctggacagatcgctagtccatcacagggccacacatatacaaacaaccatgcacacccacactcacacctagGACAATTTTAGAGTGACCTATCAACCtcacgcatgtttttggaccgtgggaggaagccggagaacccggagagagaacccacgcaaacacgggaagaacatgcaaactccacaaaaAAGGCACCTAGTCCGactctgggaatcgaacccagggttcaattcaattcaattcaattttaaaaacaattacaCAAATCAATGTAATGAAGGGAATTACCCTTcgtcatttatatttttacaataaatgttttaGTTGGTTGGTCACCTCATGATGGGATGTGGGAAGCTGTGCTTCCAGTATTGACACTGTCTTCCTGATTTTGTGATGTTGACATGTCCTTCATAGTTCATGCCTTTACCAGAAATGCAGTGGCCTGAAAACCCAAACACACTGTCAGTGTGAGCGTACTCAGATCAAATGAACCAGAGTTTACATTTAGTCAATTTACCTGCAATACATTGTCTGATGGTGTTGATGTTCACTGATTTTCTTGACAGCTGGTTTCCTTTACAGTCTGTGGAGAAGGTAGAGCAGTTGGAGTTGTTCATTCTGGACTTTGTTCATGTTTGATTTAAACACCATATTAAAAATAACGTTAAAAATGAagctgctgtgctgcgtgtCACGGCTGCACAAATGTTTGTCAGACCAGAACTGAGGTTGAAGGAAATAACAAAACCATCTACTCAGCTCATTACAGTTTCACCTCATCAATCATACAGTCGTACATAATACAGTCATAATAACTGCTCAcaacacacttcctgtctgattAGACAACTGCACTTACCAATGTATTTGGTCCAGAATTTTTCCTGGAGGAGAAAGTTTTTATGATTAGACTGTAGACTTACAATCATAATCATACAGTCATGTGACGATCAAGTTAGAAAATAAGAGAAGTGGAGTCATACAGTTTTATCTGGCTGCTCAAACACTTCTCTGGCTTCTTCATGGTCACAGATTTCCTCAATGCATTCTCTCTCCAGGTTCCCTGATGTATGAGAAACGTAAGTTTGTGTAAACCTTGTTCTGTTTTTCCATTTGACTGTGAGCCCTTCGGCCTCCAATGAAAAACAATGTGACAATTAAAAAGGTGGCAATATGTTCAACACACtaaattgttttaaaatattgtttttcagGGTTGAAATAAAATTAcctttaaattttttaaaaattacttCCCTCTGTTGATTAACCGAGAGACTACAGGTGGCACAGACTCATTTTATGAAATCAATAAATCTTAGAACTAAACAGGAACAGAACATGGACGGTTGCCTTCATGTACTCAGGCAGATACATGTACATCACCTGGTTTCAACTCCTCGAACAGTTGATTGGCTCTTCGGTTCCGGACCAAAACCTGTGAGGCCAGCTGACTATTGAGGAAAACTAGAGAGAAACATTTCACAGTATTTTCACTTACTGTCACTGCTGAGTGCTGACACCTACTTTAAGTAGTATTTCAGTGTTGTATCATGTCAGTTTAGTTTATACCTACTGCATATGTTCAGTGTAAAATCCTTCTTTTAGACATATCTCACGTTTTGGTGCTGATTATTGTAGTTAATATACTTTACACGCTAGAGCTGGTCCACGTCACTTTTTAAATCGACTCAAGGCGCAGATGTAGAAAGTGAgtgagtttgttttttcctccagATTTAAGGCAGGATTAGAAAACATTAATTATGATCCTACATATTATTACCAGCGCTGCCACCATCTGTCACTTGCCCTGCTTATACTTTCATTTACCTCTATTAACTGTAAACAGCACAAAATACGGAGCATAAACTGCTGTTACTGTTACTTCTGTGTTTGTTCTCTATTTTCACTATCACTAGTACTTCTACTGTGACTTTACTTGTGTTCAGTAGTAAGAAGCATATAATAATCATTGCTCGTACCATGGTTGGCCaggcagctgtgcagcaggaacagcagcagcagagccactggTTTAGATGTCGGTTCCACCATGATTGGACCTACAAGCAGTCGCTCAGACCTCGGCAGAATCctttctcagtgtgtgtttgtgtctgggcCTCACTGCTCAGGGAGTATTGACCACCAGGTCAAAGTTTGACTTAGTCAGCGTGTTGGATCAGACGTGTTTACTTTGACTCAACAGGCAACAGATGTTCCTGATGTGACTTATGAACTGCAGAGATGGCACGTATGAGTAGCCACTTTATTAATACAgcttatatatatttaaatatatctgTGTCTGGCTGTACACATTTTACTGATTAGCAACAAATGGCATCTGTCTGGGTTTAGTTAGTACCTTGAGACTCTATTGTTAATTGATCCAACTGCCCCACGTTAAACTGTTTATTATGAAAGAGAACAAATTGTTCCCACTGTTTATCAGAGCTGTTTAACGCAGCAACATGGCATCTTAAGCATTTCCACCGTGTGGAGTACATGTACAAAACGGTTGGTTGGTTTGGTGAATGACCTGCTCTAGTTTACTTCACTTTCCCAACATTCCTACTTTTTAAAGCATATTGTACAAGAGAGGGGGAAAGGTTAAAGGGTAGTTGATGAGTAGGATAACACCAGTTACCTAGAAACATATGCAGTAGAGTTGGTTTGAACTTGAAATGAAGCCAGGAGTGTGCAGGTGTTCAGGTTATAATGGGAATGTGATGACTGGTCTGTTCCCTGATAGATGTGCTGCTATTGGAGGCTTTCGACCAATGACGACATACGTCCTACAGTGAGGTACCTGACTTACCATGGTTACCTTGGAAACCAAATGATGTATATACATGAACCCCAATCATCACCATGAACATGATTTAGAttatgtgtttaatactttGTTAAAAGTCAATGACTTCATGACCCGTGGTGCCCACAGACATCAGCATATTCTGGTTTTGTTGCAGATGATCCTTTACTATAACAGTCTAcacttcctctttgtttttgtttgtgcccGTGTCACTGAACCTGTTACAAACTAACTAATCATCAGCTCAGACTGACTGGACTGCAGGAACCAATAGACCAATGTGAGTACATGCACAAACATAACAGATAGGTTTCCAGCTTGATTCAGTATATCAGAAGTGTGGCTGGTGAGAAGTATTATATACGACAAACTTGATGATGACGGTCAATGATGAAAAGAGGTGATTCCAGGAAATGATTCACCACGGTGAGTGACGGAATTAAACCAGTGATCATAACAGATCCTGCTCTATATGACAGTTTCAGTTCTAATGTTCTATTGTGGAAaaaatttaattataataaCTTTACTTGATTTCAAACaaaaaatccatccatccatccatccatccatccatccatccatccatccatccatccatccatccatccatccatccatccataccGCTTAATCCCACACGCTGGGtcgcaggtggtgctggagcctatcccagctgtctttgggtgagaggcagggtacaccctggacaggtcgccagcccatcgcaaAATATCTTTGAATATtgatatttttaaatttatgtGAATCAAATTTCCATTATTTTGCTCTGACTGAATGTGTTCAGTTCTTGAACTGTAAAGGTATATTGTGGATGTGAGACAAACACATGTCACCCTGAATTTTATTGATCTGCCTTCCGTTTGACAGAGAACAAGTCAAAGctaatatttatatttgcagCCACAGAGGTGAAAGTCTTCCACCAGAGCCTCAGAGAGAACCACACCGATGACATGTAAAACACTATGAAGCCTAAAAACTGTCTAAACAATAAGACAGTATGATTTACATCATAAAAACTACAAATAAATgggcaaaatattttttttacatgaaaCATGAAGAGTCTTCTAAGGTGAAGTAACTCCACAAATCTAGAAACTATAATAAGCTCTGTCTCAGACTGATAATAAAAGGGCTTCACAATAAACACAAGAGCACACGATAATACTGCATTACTGATTCACAACTAATTCAACATATCTCAGTTACATGTAAGATTACTATTAAGATTGGTTGTTGAAAACATGAACAAGAACTCTTCTTAGAGGTTATTAGTGACAAATATAGAGTCATAAAGAGTCTGACTTTAGTCTACAAGCAACTTTAGAAGAAAGAAATATAGGGTAGACAGGTTTAGCGTAGTAATGTCACCTCACCATGACTCAGCTGACCTTAGAGTCAGGCTTTTGTTGGGCCTGGAGTGTTAACCTAATGCTTAAATTGGACTGAACCTGTAGCACTAATCCCCTGCATGAGAAGGGCCAGAGTAGTGGTCATCATCCTGTGGAGGGTTCAGGCTCTAATGACTCAGTGGTAGATCATGTCTCTACTACACTTGTCGTCTGCTGGGGTGAAGTCCATCATGGAAaacacctctgacctctgcatcAGACAGTGGGGGCTCCTTCAGAGTCCGACGCCCCCATGGGAAGCAGCGTTAAAGCAGCTGTTAGACTCAACTACTCCACAGTTTAACCAACTGATATATGAACATaattatttgatttttaaaatctgcccaatgtgggatcaataaaaatTTAGTTATTGCTATAAAAATGAGAGAAGATAATACTGCGAAAGCTAACAAACATTATTATACAGATTTAGTCCaggcaaataataataataataataaaagattttaggttttattaagataagataagataatggGAAACAGTAACATATATTAACCTGGGTCTTCCTGATTTATAAGTTGCTAGATAACATCAGCTGTTTCAAACTGTTACACAGCTGTTGAAAAATATAGTTCATACACAGTGGCAACCCCTTAAACTAAATAATGAATATGTGAAACAGTGTTCATGTACAGGTGAACTATGTGTCAGTGTTTCTGAACTGAATATTACACATAATATTCCTTGGTGTTCCTTAGATATAAAAAAGACCTGCCATCATTTTTAGGAAttccaaacccaggataaagaagttcagtgaatgtggtgttgaaggtgtgaagatggatgtgtttgtcagagtcaactctgtagaaggacagagtcccagcaggacagtccacatacactgctaCTCTGTCAGAGCCAGAGGAGAAGTTCAAAGAAGACACAGAGGCGGATATCCCATTGTTATTGTGCCAGGCAGTGTAAGCACCTTCAGAGCAGAGCATCAGGTTCCAGGACTGAGTGTTTAGTCCAAACATACAGTCTTGCATGTCTCCACGCCTGCTGATTCTTCCATAACTCACTGATACAAAAACCCTTCCAGCCCAGTCAACCTCCCAGTagcagcgaccagtcagaccattactacacagcagcagaggaagcgtaaatctgtctggatgatcagggtATGACTGATCCGTTTCGGCAaatgtcaccttcctgttgttttcaGAGAGTTGTAGTtgactgttcactgtgtttgtgtcaattgTGAGTtcacagaaatctgatggagaaaaCAAGACATAATTGAGCTGCAGTTATATATGTACAATCAGgctgatgatgactcatgacatcTGTGATtaatatttgaaaaataaattaatgttgtttttagcagtttgattaaaaacaaacttaCATTTGTTCAGACCTGGTACCATATATTGATTTCCAGTAGGTTCCATCCTGAAAGTATAAACATCAGCATTTCATCACTCTAATACACCTACACACAGTAAAACCTTTGTAGCCAATGTAATCTGATAATCATTGTGTTCtacatataatatattaatagcAGTCACAGTGTGGCAATAGGCTTTTCTTGTTTAGTTTTCTCCATGTCTCTCTTTGTTTGATTTCttatgatgtcacttcctgtgtttccctaGTGCTAATTGGTAATTTGAGTCGCCTGTGTTCTTGTGTATTTGAACCCTGCCGTTTGACGCAGCCTTTGCTGGTGTGTCAAGTCGTAAGCACAACTGTTACTAAAAGTTGAACAGaggagtttttgttttttattagatGTCCTGTgacttgtcttgtcttttttgttttaga carries:
- the f2 gene encoding prothrombin codes for the protein MVEPTSKPVALLLLFLLHSCLANHVFLNSQLASQVLVRNRRANQLFEELKPGNLERECIEEICDHEEAREVFEQPDKTEKFWTKYIDCKGNQLSRKSVNINTIRQCIAGHCISGKGMNYEGHVNITKSGRQCQYWKHSFPHPIMREFNVSEPNSILKENFCRNPDNRPEGPWCYTQDPTVQKETCRVPKCGEVFVPPTVAPRRIHNRDCLPRYGVDYSGNLDVTLRGYPCLQWSSPQAVALSRGKEFIPEVMLKDNKCRNPDKDLEGPWCYVEVSGNVTIDYCDVELCEDPLEAEATGETQARERSVITAPRKALFNPQSFGQGESVCGERPLFEKKSKTDAKEHELLESYRESRIVGGDDAEVASAPWQVMLYKRSPQELLCGASLISDQWILTAAHCILYPPWNKNFTSDDILVRLGKHNRAKFERGTEKIVAIDEIIVHPKYNWMQNLNRDIALLHLRRPVTFTDEIAPICLPTKQVAQILMTEGYKGRVSGWGNLKETWNPLSRNLPTVLQQIHLPIVDQDTCRGSTSVKVTDNMFCAGYKPEDEKRGDACEGDSGGPFVMKYPAENRWYQMGIVSWGEGCDRDGKYGFYTHLFRLTKWLKKVIEKTGGDDA